The Prevotella fusca JCM 17724 genome includes a window with the following:
- a CDS encoding SanA/YdcF family protein translates to MKRNKQRKKRIIYSTIAIITLLGAVVVLCNFIVDKNAEGRTFNDINNVPEMETALLLGTNPKARDGKKPSAFYMARINATAELYKHGKFRQLIISGDKREGYDEPQTMRQDLMKRGVPDSVITMDGQGYRTLLSMRNIKQNFDVHDMIIISQKWHNERSIFLADEMNINAVGYNADDVRHPRAIWTHIRELLARVKLFIDLHVTHRKDFCK, encoded by the coding sequence ATGAAAAGAAACAAACAGAGGAAGAAGCGAATCATTTACTCCACTATCGCTATCATTACCTTACTCGGAGCCGTAGTCGTACTCTGTAACTTTATCGTTGACAAGAATGCAGAAGGCAGGACATTCAACGACATCAACAACGTTCCTGAAATGGAGACAGCCTTACTGCTCGGCACAAACCCAAAGGCAAGGGACGGTAAAAAGCCGAGTGCCTTCTACATGGCACGCATCAATGCCACAGCAGAACTTTACAAACATGGAAAGTTCAGACAGCTCATCATCAGTGGAGACAAGCGAGAAGGTTATGACGAGCCACAGACAATGCGCCAAGACCTGATGAAAAGAGGCGTACCTGACAGTGTCATCACGATGGACGGACAAGGCTATCGCACCCTACTCTCTATGAGGAATATAAAACAAAACTTCGATGTACATGACATGATTATCATCTCTCAGAAGTGGCATAACGAACGCAGCATCTTCTTAGCAGACGAGATGAACATCAATGCCGTGGGGTATAATGCCGACGACGTGCGCCATCCAAGGGCTATATGGACACATATAAGAGAGTTACTGGCAAGGGTTAAACTCTTCATTG